From a region of the Podarcis muralis chromosome 16, rPodMur119.hap1.1, whole genome shotgun sequence genome:
- the CIDEC gene encoding lipid transferase CIDEC, whose translation MDYAKKSLCLLSPRSLTKCVSANAPQARPYRVSNCDRTVRKGIMADSLRDLHEKVRSALLLAGNISIVLDEDGTTVETEEFFQTLEDGTVLLVLTKGQTWRPAKTAGYQLSLSHKPRRRIDVACVTFDLYKTDPRDFIGCLNVKATLYGTYSMSYDVQCYGAKRIMMEALRWTLFTMQATGHVLLGTSCYMQQLLDATEEPKEENASPRCLLQSPPTRKMLQ comes from the exons ATGGACTATGCAAAGAAGTCTCTGTGCTTGCTTTCCCCTCGGTCCCTCACCAA gtgTGTGTCAGCCAACGCTCCTCAAGCCCGGCCTTACCGAGTCAGCAACTGCGACCGCACCGTCCGCAAGGGGATCATGGCCGACAGCCTGAGGGATCTCCATGAGAAG GTACGCAGTGCCCTACTCTTAGCAGGCAACATCTCCATTGTCCTGGATGAAGATGGCACCACCGTCGAGACAGAGGAGTTCTTCCAGACTCTGGAGGATGGGACAGTCTTGCTGGTGTTGACCAAAGGACAGACATGGCGCCCAGCCAAG ACAGCAGGCTACCAGCTCTCTCTGTCCCACAAGCCCCGGCGCAGGATTGACGTGGCCTGTGTAACCTTTGACCTCTACAAGACCGACCCTCGGGACTTCATTGGCTGCCTGAATGTCAAGGCCACGCTCTATGGGACGTACAGCATGTCTTATGATGTACAGTGCTATGGGGCCAAGAGGATAATGAT GGAAGCTCTACGCTGGACCCTCTTCACCATGCAAGCAACGGGTCACGTGTTGCTCGGCACGTCCTGTTACATGCAGCAGTTGCTGGATGCCACCGAGGAGCCAAAGGAGGAAAATGCGTCACCTCGGTGCCTCCTGCAGTCCCCTCCCACCAGGAAGATGCTGCAGTGA